One Sander vitreus isolate 19-12246 chromosome 23, sanVit1, whole genome shotgun sequence DNA window includes the following coding sequences:
- the LOC144512349 gene encoding overexpressed in colon carcinoma 1 protein-like, whose amino-acid sequence MGCGNSSQATTNSSSSSSSSTGGRVESSSKVSEESVPGDDKWQNYGGVYVGFPADLSNIPQVQLGSLREHERDLLSLRRPLWGDGL is encoded by the exons ATGGGATGTGGAAATTCCTCACAAGCCAccaccaacagcagcagcagcagcagcagcagcactggag GTCGTGTTGAGTCTTCATCAAAGGT atCAGAAGAGTCTGTGCCAGGAGATGACAAATGGCA GAACTATGGAGGTGTGTACGTGGGTTTTCCTGCAGACCTGAGCAACATTCCTCAAGTACAGTTAGGATCACTcagag AGCATGAGAGAGACTTGTTGTCCCTCAGGAGGCCGCTGTGGGGGGACGGACTCTGA